The following are encoded in a window of Bacillus xiapuensis genomic DNA:
- the safA gene encoding SafA/ExsA family spore coat assembly protein, giving the protein MKIHIVQKGDTLWTIAKKYGVNFEELKKMNAQLSNPDLIMPGMKIKVPVPGGAPHKEVPKEQGEVVKEKPVAPPKMPVKETKPAAPPAPVKEKEKVKKEKPAVMPPPMPPVIPEVEINQIFQMNTEQIQQMQQMQQMPPAPAPVPQVPVKPDNIFPGLTEKEKEEEEMESPMKPMTPPVMPQMTAAPQPQGGCAQFMNQYMSMYPMAPQAHEYGMNPAPYPQSCVPMQQAPAGYYHPPMHHHHHMHHGAAGMHMESSDESSCGCTPMTYPMAENQAPIAHPNNPAQAYPAQMNPYPAQSYPTQTYPAQMLPAYNPGSSCVPVSPVMPGTGFNQPWPMMPAQPMAGIGYGMESPEVPSAVPPASAMGAYSPQSYGAYPTQPSAPPYMYSSQPVYPAGGSFPPPYGMGMGWPRFDEEDDE; this is encoded by the coding sequence ATGAAAATCCATATTGTTCAAAAAGGGGATACGCTCTGGACGATCGCTAAAAAATACGGAGTGAACTTTGAAGAACTGAAAAAAATGAACGCTCAGTTGTCCAATCCCGATTTAATCATGCCAGGAATGAAGATTAAAGTGCCGGTTCCCGGGGGCGCGCCGCATAAAGAGGTGCCAAAAGAACAGGGAGAGGTAGTAAAAGAAAAGCCGGTAGCTCCACCGAAAATGCCAGTGAAAGAAACAAAACCCGCGGCCCCTCCTGCACCCGTGAAGGAAAAAGAAAAAGTGAAGAAAGAAAAGCCAGCCGTTATGCCGCCGCCAATGCCGCCGGTTATTCCGGAAGTGGAGATTAACCAAATTTTTCAAATGAATACGGAGCAAATTCAACAAATGCAGCAAATGCAGCAGATGCCGCCGGCTCCGGCACCCGTTCCGCAAGTGCCTGTTAAACCGGACAACATCTTTCCGGGCTTGACGGAAAAAGAAAAGGAAGAGGAAGAAATGGAAAGCCCAATGAAACCAATGACGCCGCCTGTCATGCCGCAAATGACAGCCGCGCCACAACCACAAGGAGGGTGTGCACAATTTATGAATCAATATATGAGCATGTATCCGATGGCTCCTCAAGCTCACGAGTATGGAATGAATCCTGCACCTTACCCGCAGAGCTGTGTACCTATGCAGCAAGCGCCAGCAGGATATTATCACCCGCCAATGCATCATCACCATCATATGCACCATGGCGCTGCAGGAATGCATATGGAATCGTCGGATGAGTCTTCCTGCGGATGTACGCCGATGACCTATCCAATGGCGGAAAATCAGGCGCCAATTGCACATCCGAATAATCCGGCTCAAGCGTACCCAGCGCAGATGAATCCTTATCCAGCTCAATCGTATCCGACTCAAACATATCCGGCTCAAATGCTTCCAGCGTATAATCCTGGATCCTCTTGCGTTCCTGTTTCGCCGGTTATGCCGGGGACAGGATTTAATCAGCCGTGGCCGATGATGCCGGCTCAGCCAATGGCCGGAATAGGGTATGGAATGGAATCACCGGAAGTGCCGTCCGCCGTGCCGCCCGCTTCTGCCATGGGGGCGTATTCCCCGCAGTCTTACGGCGCTTATCCGACTCAGCCATCGGCACCGCCATATATGTATTCTTCACAGCCGGTGTATCCTGCTGGAGGAAGCTTCCCTCCGCCATATGGAATGGGAATGGGCTGGCCGCGATTTGATGAAGAGGATGACGAATAA
- a CDS encoding aminotransferase class V-fold PLP-dependent enzyme: protein MSNRINWQPLFPGVPHEKGFRGGTVDVPAIAAFIAAAERVCQSYSLDHEWRLRERLKERLTHSPYEWIEADQEHQLPVIIGMKLASTEGQLIMLKLNEHGFSISAGSACQATNEGGMKTMQAMGRSAEEAKQFFRISFGEGTTSAEMDALAQRLLEINYAKMDSMEI from the coding sequence TTGTCCAATCGCATCAATTGGCAGCCGCTTTTTCCAGGGGTCCCTCATGAAAAAGGATTTCGCGGAGGAACCGTCGATGTGCCAGCTATTGCTGCATTTATCGCCGCCGCTGAAAGGGTTTGCCAATCGTACTCACTTGATCATGAGTGGCGTTTGCGAGAGCGGCTAAAGGAGCGCTTAACTCACTCCCCGTATGAGTGGATTGAAGCGGATCAAGAACATCAGCTCCCCGTCATCATTGGCATGAAATTAGCCAGTACGGAGGGACAGCTCATCATGCTGAAATTAAATGAACATGGTTTTTCGATTTCTGCTGGAAGCGCTTGTCAAGCAACGAACGAAGGCGGAATGAAGACGATGCAAGCGATGGGCCGGTCTGCCGAAGAGGCCAAACAGTTTTTTCGTATTTCCTTCGGGGAAGGAACGACTTCCGCCGAAATGGATGCGTTAGCACAGCGGCTATTAGAGATCAATTATGCTAAAATGGACAGTATGGAAATTTAG
- a CDS encoding transcription repressor NadR, producing the protein MAPGKKILGEERRSLILAWLKDSEEPLTGSELASRTNVSRQVIVNDITLLKARNEPIMATSQGYVYLPPRGPEKLLERSVACCHAPEQTADELNLLVDLGLLVKDVTIEHAVYGDLTASIMVSNRREVAQFIQKVAKTNAAYLSQLTNGVHLHTIAAKDERMLDEAEEALEKAGFLLLDK; encoded by the coding sequence ATGGCTCCAGGGAAAAAGATTTTAGGAGAAGAGCGGAGATCACTGATCTTAGCATGGCTTAAGGATAGTGAAGAGCCATTAACGGGCAGTGAATTGGCGAGCCGCACGAACGTCAGCCGTCAAGTAATCGTTAATGATATTACGCTGTTAAAAGCGCGGAATGAACCTATTATGGCCACAAGCCAGGGGTATGTCTATTTGCCGCCGCGAGGTCCGGAAAAGCTTCTGGAACGCTCCGTGGCCTGCTGCCATGCACCTGAACAGACGGCCGATGAATTAAATCTGCTTGTGGATCTCGGTCTGCTTGTAAAGGATGTAACAATTGAACACGCCGTCTACGGTGATTTAACGGCTTCCATCATGGTGTCCAACCGCAGGGAAGTTGCGCAATTTATTCAAAAAGTAGCAAAGACGAATGCCGCTTATCTTTCCCAACTGACAAACGGCGTGCATTTGCACACGATTGCTGCCAAGGATGAACGCATGCTCGATGAAGCCGAAGAAGCGCTGGAAAAAGCGGGATTTCTGCTTTTAGACAAGTGA
- the pheA gene encoding prephenate dehydratase, with translation MRKIAFLGPAATFTDLAVRRGFPEDEKVPYLTIPACMDAVVKGEADLAVVPLENALEGTVNLTIDYLFHEAELKIIGEMTAPIQQHLLVHKDQLANWKQAEKIMSHPHAIAQCHKFLHNHFPCTPYEQMTSTAAAAQYISEHPERCYAAIANSLSVKQYDLAVARENIHDYSFNHTRFIVLAKQEQDLALPLDHPQDKTTVVVTLPSDRAGALHQVLSAFSWRNISLSKIESRPLKTGLGNYFFIIDIAQQMDEVLLPGAFAEMEALGCSVQILGSYRAYLIEHCELKRS, from the coding sequence TTGCGAAAAATTGCTTTTCTGGGCCCTGCGGCCACTTTCACGGATTTAGCCGTCCGCCGCGGCTTTCCGGAGGATGAGAAAGTTCCATATTTAACGATACCGGCCTGCATGGATGCAGTGGTGAAAGGAGAGGCCGATTTAGCGGTTGTGCCGCTTGAAAACGCGTTGGAGGGAACGGTCAATTTAACGATTGATTATTTGTTTCACGAGGCGGAATTGAAGATTATCGGCGAAATGACAGCACCGATTCAGCAGCATTTGCTCGTCCATAAAGATCAGCTGGCAAATTGGAAACAAGCGGAGAAAATTATGTCCCATCCCCATGCCATTGCCCAGTGCCATAAGTTTTTACATAATCATTTTCCTTGTACTCCATATGAGCAAATGACTTCCACAGCCGCCGCCGCTCAATACATCAGCGAGCATCCGGAGCGCTGCTATGCGGCGATCGCCAATTCCTTATCGGTTAAGCAATATGATCTGGCGGTTGCGCGGGAAAATATTCATGATTACAGCTTTAACCACACACGTTTTATCGTGCTGGCGAAACAAGAACAGGATCTGGCGCTGCCCCTTGACCATCCGCAGGATAAAACAACGGTTGTAGTGACGCTGCCATCAGATCGTGCCGGAGCTCTGCACCAAGTGCTATCCGCATTTTCCTGGAGGAATATTAGCTTAAGCAAAATTGAATCCCGGCCATTAAAAACGGGGCTAGGAAATTATTTCTTCATCATTGACATCGCCCAGCAAATGGATGAAGTACTGCTTCCGGGAGCCTTTGCTGAGATGGAAGCGCTAGGCTGCAGCGTCCAGATTCTCGGCAGCTACCGGGCGTATTTAATTGAACATTGCGAATTAAAGAGAAGCTAG
- a CDS encoding ACT domain-containing protein, which translates to MAKKDFDQKFYLVREDVLPEAMKKTLEAKELIERRKADSVWDAVKKVDLSRSAFYKYRDTVFPFHKVVKERIITLFFHLEDRAGTLSELLRLVAKYHGNILTIHQTIPIQGRANVTLSLNVAEMTIGLEEMLGELKKLEFVDTVEVLGSGA; encoded by the coding sequence AAATTTTATCTTGTGCGTGAGGATGTTTTGCCGGAAGCGATGAAGAAAACGCTTGAAGCGAAAGAGCTGATCGAACGCCGCAAAGCAGATTCCGTTTGGGATGCTGTTAAGAAAGTCGATTTAAGCCGAAGCGCCTTTTATAAATACCGGGATACGGTCTTTCCGTTTCATAAGGTAGTGAAAGAGCGAATTATCACCTTGTTCTTTCATTTGGAGGACCGCGCCGGAACACTTTCTGAATTGCTTAGGCTCGTGGCAAAATATCATGGGAATATATTGACGATTCACCAAACGATCCCGATTCAAGGGAGAGCAAACGTTACGCTGTCTTTAAATGTGGCTGAGATGACGATCGGTCTTGAAGAAATGCTTGGGGAATTGAAAAAATTGGAGTTTGTCGATACGGTAGAAGTGCTCGGCTCTGGTGCATAA